The DNA region CAAAAAACACGATACCGAGCAAGCGACGTTTCATTAGCGGCCTCCACGACGGGCGGCCGCTTGTTTCTCACGTCGCTCCATATAATCCGCCAGGGCGGTTACGCTGTTATGGAAATCCGTCAGTTCCGGGGCAACTACTTCGTTTTGCAGGGACTGCAATTCACTGAGTACGGCATTGGCCTCCGCATTCAGGGCGTAATACTGGTTGATCCAGTTTTGCGCTTTTACCAGGCTTTCCTGATAAATCTGCGCCTCGTTGTGCAACAGCGAAACCTGTGCCTGCTCTAACATCAGGCGCAAATTCTGCTGTAAATAGGCTTGCTGGCCCGGCGGCAATATGGCGTTAACCGTTTTACCGTGGTCGCGCACACGAATGTAATTACCCAGCTTATGCAGCGCACTGTAAAAATAGCGACTGAGTTTTTGGCGGAAGGTTTCATCGAGTGGGACTTCCGGTTCTTCCACTTCGTCGAGGGAACTACCCAAGGGCTCAATAAAAGGAATGGCGTCAATGCGGTTAGCCAGTGCCGCCAGGCGCAGGAAAATCCCTTCGCGATCCACGACACCCGCCAATTTTAAGACGGCGATTTCCTCAGCGAGTACCTTGCGCACCGCGATGAGCTCAGGCTGGTCGACATCGCGCAAAATATTATCGGCAGAAATGGCCAGTGCCAGGGCATTCTGGCTGTCTTTTTCCAACAGGATACGCTGGTTGGCCAAGCGCAATAAGAACTGCGCTTCCGCCAATTTCCACTGATCGTAACTGGTGCTGGTCAACGCTAATACCCGCGCCGAATTTTTGCTGAGCTCTTCGGCTAATAAATTCAGGCTGGTTTGGATGTTATCTTGCTGGTCAATTAATTCTTTTTCAAAATCTTCCTGCAACGCCCTCAATTGCTGCTGGTCATCGCGCGCGCGCTGATCCAATTGCTGTTGCAATTTATCCAAGGTCAGATGTTGCCCCTGGCGATCCTGGTAAAACCAGAAACTGATCGCAGCCAGGGCGAAGGAAAGCAGCAGCACCCACAGAGCGATAAAGTAAACACCCAATGAACTGCGTGGACGAGGCTCATAGTGGCGCGCTTGCACGGAAGCGACAGGCGCTTCCGGCGCGGGGATGGAAGGGGATACGTCAGGTGTAGTCTGTTCAGTCACGGCAACCAATCTCATTCCGGGGTCACACAAGACCCCATGCATTAACAATCGTTCAGTGATACAGCGGCAGCACGGGCGGCAACCAGGGCCTGGGTCATGGCTGCATCCGTAGCATTTTCGGCCAGCAAACAACGGTGAAAACCGGCGGTTTGTGCCTGGTCTCTAATACGCTCACTCGGTACCAACAACCAGGCCCGCTGCAAGCGCCCGCGCAAGGGGGATAATAAAGGCAGCTCCAATAGCTGCAACAAATGCTGCAAACTCTCACCACTGTGCAAAGCCATTACCTGCTGTCGCGCCTGCCAACAAGTGATGTCCGCCAATAATTGATGGAGCCCCGTTGCAGCATGGGACGGCAGGCATCGCTCATACAGCTCACAATAGTCCACCTGGGCACCGCGTGCACGCAATACATCGCCCATATGGCCACGCCCCCCCAAACCGCGGAAGATGATAACTTTTTCTCCCGCGACCTGTTGCAGGCTTGCTGCTTCCAACAGGGCTTCACTGGTCATACTACCAGACTCAGCCTGGGCCAAATCCGTGACGGGGATACCATGCACCGCCAACTCACGCGCAGTAGTAGCGCCCACGGCAAAGTATTCAATACCGATAGGCAATTGCGGCCAGTAGCGATCGAGCCAATCCATGGCCTGATGGACGGCGTTCTGGCTTACAAAAATAGCTTTCTGGTAAAGGTCAAAATCCATCACCCGGTTCTGGATGGCGCGCTGCCGGGTTTCATCTTTTAGTGGCATGATTTCCAGCAAGGTCAGCAATCGTGTAGCGAAACCCTGGGCCTGCAATTGCTTGGCCCAGGGCTCTGCCTGTGCCTGTGGACGAGTGATAATGATTTGCCAGGGCAATTCACTCATTCCTCATCTGCCTCGCCATATACCTGCGCTAAAATGCTGTCCGCTCCCGCCGCCAGTAAACGCTCGGCCAGCTGGATCCCCATCTGCTCACCTTCAGCCACAGGCCCGCGAATTTCATCAAACAACATCTGGCTACCATCAGGCGCACCGACCAACCCGCGCAACCAAAGCTCACCCCCCTGCTGCAAGGCATAACAGGCGATAGGGACCTGGCAGCCGCCTTGCAGGCGCCGGTTCATAGCGCGCTCGGCCAGCACCTGTTCCGCTGTTGGCTGGTGGTGCAAAGGCTGCAACAGTGCCAGCGTGGCCTGGTCCTGCATACGGCATTCAATACCGACAGCGCCCTGGCCACCGGCGGGCAGTGAAACCTCCGGGGCAATCAAACTGCGGATACGTGCCTGCAGCTCCAGGCGAATCAGCCCCGCAGCGGCAAGAATAATTGCATCATACTCACCATCATCCAGTTTCTGCAGGCGCGTTTGCACATTGCCACGCAGGAATTTCACCTGCAAATCCGGACGCCTTGCCAACAACTGGCACTGGCGGCGCAAGCTGGAAGTACCCACGACAGCGCCTGCCGGCAGGTCATCAAGGGATGCAAAGCGATTGGAGACAAAGGCATCGCGCGCATCTTCACGCGGGCAGATAACCGCCAAGCCCAAGCCGTCAGGGAACTCCATGGGGACATCTTTCATGGAGTGGACAGCAATATCAGCAGCGCCGGCCAAGAGCGCCTGTTCCAGCTCTTTCACAAATAATCCCTTGCCCCCCACCTTAGCGAGCGGCACATCCAGGATCTTGTCGCCGCGACTGGTCAGGGGAACCAGCTCCACACGCAAGCCTGGATGATGGCGTTCCAGTTCGGTTTTGACATAGTCCGCCTGCCAGAGGGCGAGCAGGCTTTTGCGCGTGGCGATACGCAACAGGGAAAGAGATACAGACATGGATTCGAACACTTAACAATCAAGAGAGGCGCGAATCATACCACTGCCCCCGGTGAGAGGCACGAAAGAGGAGGTTCGCACACCCGCCACAAGGCCGATGTGCGAACAGCGGCAGGATCAGGCCGCGGCGGTTTGCGGTTCCGGCTTGATCAGGCTGCCAATGACCATCGCGAATGAGGCGACGATAAAACCGGCAAAATGCGGAGGCAAAGGTGCATCCGGGACAATGAGCTCAAGGGGAATCCACACCACAAGGCCACTGATAATCGAGCAGACCGCCCCAAAATTGCTGGCCTTTTTCCAGTAGATACCGCAGAACAGTGGCACCAATGCCACCACCAGTGTCACTTTGTAGGCATTTTCCACCATGGAGTGGATCGAGGTTTCGTGCTGCAGGGAATAGAGGGCGTAAAGGGTGACCAATACAGCGAACAGACCGACAACGATACGCATCAGGGTAAGGAATTGCTGATCGGTCATTTGCTTGCCTTTAGGCATTAATTCACGAATGACGTTTTCGGACAGCGTGACAGAGGGTGCCAACAATGTACCACTCGCGGTACTCATAATGACCGATAGCAACGCACCAAAGAAAATAATCTGCGCATACATAGGCAGGTGTGTGATCACAAAGGTTGGCAGCACCAGCTGTGGGTCCTGCTCACTGATTTCTGCCGCCATTTGCGGATCGATCATAAAGGCGGAATACGCCAGATAAAGGGGGACTGCCGCAAACAGGAAATAAGCAACACCACCAAAGAAGGTACCCCACACCGCCACTCGTTCATTTTTGGACGAATTGACTCGTTGGAATACGTCCTGCTGGGGAATAGAGCCAAACCCCATGGTCAGGAAACCGGCAATGAAGGTAATGACTGCTGCCCACTCCAGGCTGGGCCAAAACTCAAACTTACCCGCTTCATAAGCGTGTTGTATTACCGGAACCACGCCGTTGGTTTGCTCTGAAACCATAAACGAAATCCACAACAGTCCCAGCACAATGACCGTCATTTGTACCACTGTTGTCATCGCCACCGACCACATCCCACCCACCAGGGTATAAATCAGCACAATGCCGGCACCAATGACAATTCCCATCGCCATACTCAGCGCGCCTTCCGTCAACACATTAAACACCAGCCCTAACGCAGTAATCTGTGCAGATACCCACCCCAGGTAAGACAAGGCAATCGCGATGGACACGACAATTTCCACAGGTTTGCTGTAGCGCTCCCGGTAAAAGTCCCCCAGTGTCAGCAGGTTTTTACGATACAGCGGGCGGGCAAAGACGATGGCAAACAACATCAGACAAAACGATGCACCAAAAGGATCAGAGATCAGGCCACCGAGGTTTTCCTCCACAAAAGTACCTGGAACTCCCAGTACCGTTTCCGCACCAAACCAGGTGGCAAATACCATGGCAATCACTACCCACATAGGCAAGCTCCTGCCCGCGGTGACGTAGTCTTTGGCACTGTGAACCTTGGTAGCGGCGTAAACCCCAATAAGAATAGAAATGATCAGGTAGAGAGCGACAAAACTGACTAGCATGGTCGGTTCCTTTAAATGGAGGCCAAATTATTGTTGCGAGGACGCAAGTACAGACTCACCAGCGGGGTTACCCCCTGGAGATTTAACCTGGCCTTACGGCCCCCCGGTCTTTATTAAGTGTGAACTTGCCCAATGACACTGATATCCGGGAGTAAGGCCCGGGCTTTTTTGACCGCGCTAATATAATTGATGCGCGACAAAATGAAATCAAAAATCCACCCGTTCATCCTCATTAGCAGCCGCGCCATAGGTATTGCGCGGCTATCTTGT from Cellvibrio japonicus Ueda107 includes:
- a CDS encoding uroporphyrinogen-III C-methyltransferase, which codes for MTEQTTPDVSPSIPAPEAPVASVQARHYEPRPRSSLGVYFIALWVLLLSFALAAISFWFYQDRQGQHLTLDKLQQQLDQRARDDQQQLRALQEDFEKELIDQQDNIQTSLNLLAEELSKNSARVLALTSTSYDQWKLAEAQFLLRLANQRILLEKDSQNALALAISADNILRDVDQPELIAVRKVLAEEIAVLKLAGVVDREGIFLRLAALANRIDAIPFIEPLGSSLDEVEEPEVPLDETFRQKLSRYFYSALHKLGNYIRVRDHGKTVNAILPPGQQAYLQQNLRLMLEQAQVSLLHNEAQIYQESLVKAQNWINQYYALNAEANAVLSELQSLQNEVVAPELTDFHNSVTALADYMERREKQAAARRGGR
- a CDS encoding sodium:solute symporter family protein gives rise to the protein MLVSFVALYLIISILIGVYAATKVHSAKDYVTAGRSLPMWVVIAMVFATWFGAETVLGVPGTFVEENLGGLISDPFGASFCLMLFAIVFARPLYRKNLLTLGDFYRERYSKPVEIVVSIAIALSYLGWVSAQITALGLVFNVLTEGALSMAMGIVIGAGIVLIYTLVGGMWSVAMTTVVQMTVIVLGLLWISFMVSEQTNGVVPVIQHAYEAGKFEFWPSLEWAAVITFIAGFLTMGFGSIPQQDVFQRVNSSKNERVAVWGTFFGGVAYFLFAAVPLYLAYSAFMIDPQMAAEISEQDPQLVLPTFVITHLPMYAQIIFFGALLSVIMSTASGTLLAPSVTLSENVIRELMPKGKQMTDQQFLTLMRIVVGLFAVLVTLYALYSLQHETSIHSMVENAYKVTLVVALVPLFCGIYWKKASNFGAVCSIISGLVVWIPLELIVPDAPLPPHFAGFIVASFAMVIGSLIKPEPQTAAA
- a CDS encoding uroporphyrinogen-III synthase, whose product is MSELPWQIIITRPQAQAEPWAKQLQAQGFATRLLTLLEIMPLKDETRQRAIQNRVMDFDLYQKAIFVSQNAVHQAMDWLDRYWPQLPIGIEYFAVGATTARELAVHGIPVTDLAQAESGSMTSEALLEAASLQQVAGEKVIIFRGLGGRGHMGDVLRARGAQVDYCELYERCLPSHAATGLHQLLADITCWQARQQVMALHSGESLQHLLQLLELPLLSPLRGRLQRAWLLVPSERIRDQAQTAGFHRCLLAENATDAAMTQALVAARAAAVSLNDC
- the hemC gene encoding hydroxymethylbilane synthase, whose translation is MSVSLSLLRIATRKSLLALWQADYVKTELERHHPGLRVELVPLTSRGDKILDVPLAKVGGKGLFVKELEQALLAGAADIAVHSMKDVPMEFPDGLGLAVICPREDARDAFVSNRFASLDDLPAGAVVGTSSLRRQCQLLARRPDLQVKFLRGNVQTRLQKLDDGEYDAIILAAAGLIRLELQARIRSLIAPEVSLPAGGQGAVGIECRMQDQATLALLQPLHHQPTAEQVLAERAMNRRLQGGCQVPIACYALQQGGELWLRGLVGAPDGSQMLFDEIRGPVAEGEQMGIQLAERLLAAGADSILAQVYGEADEE